In the genome of Methanofastidiosum sp., the window AATCTGATTTTAGGAAAAAAGATTATGCAAAAGAAGACAAAAGACCTTTTTGGATCATAGTTGATACAAAAGGCTCGCTTAAAGGTATCATGCATATGTATCGAAGATTTGAATACTGTAAAGATGTTATAATTCTTTTATCAAAAAACTCACCAGCAGATTATATTAAATATCTTGAAGATAGGGAGTATGATTATATTTTAGCGGGAGATGATAAAATTGACTTTCATCAAGCGCTTGATAAGCTTTATTCTAAATACAATATAAGAAAAATATTAACAGATACTGGTGGAACTCTAAACTCTGTTTTATTAGAAAAGGGTCTAATCGATGAAATAAGTCTGATAGTTACACCATTTATTGTTGGCGAAACTGCTCAATATCTATTTAAATCGTTGCAGAAAAATAAATCTTTTACTCTTGAATT includes:
- a CDS encoding RibD family protein, whose product is MKKPKIIMHNTMSIDSSLKNFECDIGSHYQVAGSYEADAHLIGSITAKTGLEMYSDSIPPERESDFRKKDYAKEDKRPFWIIVDTKGSLKGIMHMYRRFEYCKDVIILLSKNSPADYIKYLEDREYDYILAGDDKIDFHQALDKLYSKYNIRKILTDTGGTLNSVLLEKGLIDEISLIVTPFIVGETAQYLFKSLQKNKSFTLELNRVEVLQKNYVFIKYNVLY